Below is a window of Rhodamnia argentea isolate NSW1041297 chromosome 11, ASM2092103v1, whole genome shotgun sequence DNA.
AAATTCCGAAGGATTCGAAACGAGAGGAATTCTAAACTGCCCCTACATTTTTTTCGCGAGAATTCCAATATGTATCCGCACGGGCAATCCCCAGGACCGCCGCAAGACACCCCCCCGTAGGCCTGCGGCTACGGCTGGTCGAGTGCGGCGGAGCTGTGCGACCCCGGTTATGCGTGCAAAAAGCGTCCgagaagccaaaaaagaaaggaacagCAACTCGCCGTCACGAGCCGTTCGGTTCGGTTCACGCAAGAATCTATGACACCAACAGTACTTTCACTGCGTCATCATCACCGCCATTATTGTTGTCGATCTCAATTTGCAGAAATTATTGCCCTTGTTGGCCTCATGATGctgccccccccccccacctTCGCCCAGGGCCTATCCATCCTGACCGTCCATCCGGACAGGGTGGGGACCACGATAATTTTTTCTCCCTAAACTACGCCAGCGGATCGGATGGGTTCGCCCGATTGATCATCTCGGAATAGGAAAAGTTTGACCAGCGCCGCCTGAGAATTAGTGTGTGATTAGTTGCGATTAATTTAATTGGAGACTTAGAAGGGAGGAATTGAAATCATGTCAACTGATTAGTAGCGATTAACCCTTAAAGAAGAGTATAAATGCTGACGGTTTTGAACGGCGTTTACGGGATTCTGGTTATtgatttgtccttttttttttgggggggggtggggttaGGAATATTAATAAGGGGTTGCTTTTTGGTCATGTTGATTCACGTCCCACGGTGTTGGCGCAAAAATGGATGAGAAAACTGGACCGGATTAACCTAGAATTGGATCGGATCGGGCGGGTTGGTCCGATCCTTGAGGGGGGCGGTCCGGTCTCCGACCCCAACAAACGGGATCGGTGATCGGGGGTCCTAATTTCCAGGTGGATGGGAACTGCCCGAACCGCTCGGACCGGAtcacccataatatatataattatttatatataaatatatacaattaaaaaaatgaagttttcatttgttttcaatgtttATTTCTCAAGCCATTTCTATTGTTAGACTGTACATTATTGCGAGTTATCTCCAGAATGTTCTGCATATACGGCATGTCATTTGCCTGTCAACAATGATAGGAATTGTGAAAGAATTGAGTGGCAGTTCGGTTGGAATTGTGAAAGCATGTCCAAGTTGAATGCTAGTGAAACCACTTTACAATAATGGTTTATATCAATTTCTCTTTGAAACTTGGATAGCTCATCAATATTATGAATGCAgtctatcctatttattattgTCTTTTCTAATGCATTGTGTGGTGAGTGTACATTGGCGTGTTCTTTCCAGAAATAAatgattcaatcggttcatttaatacggtggtagcaatttcttactgttcATGCGTTTCagttgttcatttcaatgagaaGTCCCGTATTTTGTTTCTGCACACTGCTTGGATGTGGAATtcgtttagtgaacaacatcactattagtatgtcttcGTCGGCTAGGTTTTTTCGATTCTGTCTTTTATATATCTCCATAGTGTCGGCGGATAGACCAATGCCATTGTTAAGTCTACCATTATGTATAGACGACTTCATAATGAAAGTGAGTAAACTAGACTAgagtatttttttattcaatcagAGGTATATATtgcaaattaacatgcaatcaaagcATGTGATATTTCGAGGGTTAGATTTTTATAAACAGTTGATATTAGTGATCCCATTGGGCCGGGGCCGGGATCGGACCAAATCGGTCGATCTTGGTCCGATCCGATCCTTGGTCTCGAAAATTTGGGGATCGGGACTCACGGTCCGATCCTTAGTTCCATACCGGGATCGGATCGGCTCGGACCATGCATATCCCTATGCGAAATGACGTTTTCGTTTCCCGTGGTCAAATTGACGATAGCTCGGAAGTTTACCATCGTTGCGTGGTTCGACGGCGTGATGCATTCCATCCTTGGAAATAATCGATTCGCAGAAGCGGTTCGAAGGCCATTTGACTACCGCTGGTTCAAATCCCTGTCGCTCCACGACCTCGGAAAATCCCAATTCAAGCGCCAAGTGTACCGGACAAGATCGCTCCGACTTCTACTTTTATTCATGTTTTGTGTAGATGCCGCAACAAGAGGCTCGTCTCAAATGAATAGTAATTATGGCTTAAATCGACCATTCAAGTCGGGAATATCGTATTCAAACATGCCTAAATTGTTACGTTCCGTCGATCGCACTTAGTTTCCATTCTTGTTCGCGtgttattattcaattttattGGCCATCCTATGTTCCAATAATGCGCGTACACGTGCATTGAGGACCGCATGTATATCTATAATCCATCAATATGCTTCAAGGTGTGTTTTCGTCTAGATTTCACATTAAATTCATCATTGGCTATACATAAAACGACCAAACACGCAAATCTTAAAgataggtaattttttttggtaaggacttaAAGATAGGTAGTTGATAAACAGTTAGTCCATGAACCACGCGCATTTACCGAAGCGGCTCCTGCTACGAAAGGTACCGCTCGTAGGATCGATACTCGGTGGAAGAGCAATCGAAGTGTTGGCTTCCCGGGGAGCAGCGGGTCCGTTTACTTGATAACCGGCCTCGGAGAGCCTTTTAGAGCTCAGCTAACCCTATGGAGGAGGTCACACGTCCAATCGCCTCTTCCCATCACGATAAGgtgagatgatgatgatggaaacGGAAGGCGCTTGATCAAATCAGAGGCGGTTTGACCTCCTTCCCCCTCGTCGGACCCATCGTCATAAgacgaaaggaaaaaggaaagagaagagaaaaggaacaaCGATGTGCAAGAAAAGCGGACCGCGGATGAACGAGGTGTGCCCATGGATTTGTCTGGAAAGCGCTTGGTGGGGCGGCGGACCGGCAGGAAAAGATTCATTGCTTGGCGTTGACGGGGCGGGGCCTCTCTCCCACTCTCTCTGTGTCTATTAATAAAGCAGCGGCTTGACAGGAACctcaaaaaaaacaaagcaaaaaccaaACAACGGGGGACTGCTCCTGCCTTCCCACACACTCCTCCTTTCGCTGTTtcctctttgttctttttctttaggtCAAGTCATCGTTGTTGTCCGTGTCCCCCCGTTCCCCGCCTTGCCTTCCGACCACTGCCATCCTTTTTCCTCCGCTGGCGATCCGTATTTAGTTCATGTCTCTGCCAGGGTGATCGTGGGATAGTCTCGAGCTCGGGGTTTGATCCGGAGCCTCGGTAACAATTGGTGGGCTCCGTACCTAACCGCCGGAGGCTCAAATGCACCGACGCCGTTCTAACTTGCCCCGATCGTGCATTTGCAATTCTTTCGAACGACCGTTTGTGGATGCACACGGCGGGAGGATTTGTTATTCGGCCCGGGAGTTGCGACTTGTTTAATACGTAAAGGGTTCTGGCGCGATCTCAAAGCTCTCAAGCCCGAATGTGTAATTACAcgataattaatataaaaaaaaaaactctccgAAAGCTTGCTCTTGGTGCATTCGCAAAAATTTCTGTGCCTCTATTCGGCACTTGCAACAAACTTTATCGAGAGAGCAATTTCTGCTTGCTCTCTCGACGTTCTACTAATGCGCATTATTACGATAACAAAGAGTGGCCCTAGTGATGTATTGTATCGGCTCGATAAAACATTCGTTCATGATCATTGATTTTGATATTAATTGTACTTATTGTTTTGTCACGTCGGACACTCGAGTGCTTCCCAAAGGATATCCCGCATCAACATTTTGCCCGCGAATTTGATCTAACAACATAGAATAAAAATGGAGAGTGGTGGATGTCAAGCGTCAAAGGTGACATGGCCAGCGTTaacatagaatttttttttataattttataatattcAATCTTTACTTgtttattatctttttatttatttttaaatgagGCCTGGTGAGGGGCCATGAGCCCTCGCAACCACAAGCGAGCACCATTGAGGCCGTGGATCGGGAGggaaataagagaaaaatgaaaaagaaaagggaggaaaaaggaaataaattaaaaaacttaagactgaattgacatgaatgccgtaggtttatgactttctCGTCATGTTCTCATTTTGTAAATGGGAcacacgaaaaagaaaaagaaaaaaaaaaaacactcacgAAACCCGATCCGGACCCCGAACCGATAGCGTGGGCCTCGGCCTTATGCGGATTCACTTCTTCAAGCCCGAGAATCGGAGGTCGGTGATTGATTGTTCTTCCGATGGGCAATTCGGCATCCAACTGGATCGTCACCGGGGATTGAAACCCACAGTCTCCGTGTCCGAAACGAAAACCCTCACTCCCAACTCTGGAAACTTCAATTCGATTCGATTTGATttggttctctctctcgacGTCTTGAAGCGCCGGATAATCTCCGATTGAACCCCGATCGTTCCGAATCGGTCGACGATTCTCGAAAACATGCCGAAGAAGATGGGCGTCAACAGCAAGGCCGAGGAGGCTAGGGCTCGGAAGTCCGCCACGGAGGCCGAGCGCAAGACGCGCGAGTCGCGCGAGAAGGAGGAGCAGTACTGGCGCGAGGCCGAGGGCTCCAAGTCGCGCTCCTCCAAGAAGCGCGAGGAGGAGGCCGAGAAGCGGGCCGAGGCCTTGGCCCGCAAGGCCGAGGCGCGACGGCTGGCCGAGCAGGAGGAGAAGGACCTGGAGAAGTCGATGAGGAAGCCGGACAAGAAGGCGACCCGCGTGTCGGTCCCCGTGCCGAAGGTGACGGAGGCAGAGCTGCAGCGCaggagggaggaggagcagGCCGAGATGGCGAGGAAGGCGGAGGAGGGGAAGCGGAGGCAGAGCAGGACCGCCGCGGAGGAGGAGTACGAGAGGATGGTGCTCGTGAGCAATACGAATCGGGACGATTCAGTCGTTGAAGCAAGGACGGTGGAGGATGCGATAGCGCAGATGACGGTTGCCGATAGCTTGCCTGTTGATAGGCATCCGGAGAGAAGACTCAAGGCTTCTTTCAAGGTGAGGTTAATTGAATCGAGTTGGTCGTTTTGTCTGAATATTGTTGGAAATAAACGCTTCTCATATGGTTGGCATCACGATGGCTCATGTTTCCGACAGTCGCCGTAGTTGTGCCGTAGACCGCTATCGACAACAACATTTGAGCCTTATTGAATACAGTCTGTTTCATGCATCCTAATATATCTGAACAAGCTCTGTGACTTTGATGGTTTTCTCTGTTTTgcgaaaattttatttgaacTTCTTTCGCTGAAAGTTGTGCGCTCCGCACCTTTGCTTTATGGGAAGCCAGTGTTTGTATAGACTTGTTGCAAGAAGGCTTAAGATTGTAATGTTCGGAAGCCGAGGTAATGAATTTGATCCTGTGAATGTGAGAATAGGGAGGGTGTTGTCTGTAGATATTGCAAGCGACCTTTTGCACGGGTGCTTGCTTGGGCATCGACCGTATGTAGAAATGCCAAAGCAAAGCTTTTTTAGGATGCTTAATGAATTTGGATTAGGGTTACTGGTCAGTCTGGGCATTATGGGGCGGAAATAAAGCTCACAGTTTTTATGTGTTAAGAAAGTTGGGCAATGCTCTTCACAATGGCTTGGATTGAAGCTTTATCTTCCCTCTCTTCGCTTTGGTTATGTAATAGAAGATATTTTTGTAGTATTGACTGCTTAGTTCGTCATGCTGCGAAGTTTGAAGGTTCCTCTTGGAATGCTTTATGGTTATATTTTCTGGAACAGGTATTAGAGAGTTTGCATGTGCCGTATAGCTTAATTATTTTCCAAAGTTCTCTGAGATGGTTACGGGTTTCCACCGAAATGGTTATTATTGCTTTATATGATAAGTGGCTACTCACCTATAAAGAATAGAAAAACTAGGGCGTAATACTTTTTCTCATACTTAACTCTTTTGACCTAATCTTTTTCTCTTAAGTGAGTATCCTGTAATTTAGAGTAAGGTGCTGCAAACTTGTTGCTGGTTGTGATCTAGCCTGTGATTTCCTTAATATAAAGCAACTGGTTGGCTGTATAATGCCCATGTGCTTGGTGTCCTTTGGGGATTCTCATTTGACCGATCATCATTATCAGCAGAGAATCTTTGGTTGACATTTTTTATAGTTCGTGACGATTGCTCAGACGTCATTTTGTTACTTTTCCATGATGTATTCTACTAGAAGATTTTAGCTTCTGATGCATGAACTTTGGTTCTAGGTATAAATTTTACTGCCTTTCCTTCCTGTTTGTGGTCGGTTGATTATTGATATTTTATGCTACTTTTAGGCTTTTGAAGAAGCTGAGCTCCCGAAACTGAAGGAAGAGAAACCGGGTCTAACTCACAATCAATACAAAGACATGATATGGAAGCTCTGGAAGAAATCTCCTGATAATCCTCTTAATCAGGTCAGTTCACCGTTCTCCTGTAACACGCGtaatatttatttatgttttaatTGATGTGATTACCTATTTTTGGCTCTTCTATTCGTTGAAGAAATACAGTTAAAAGTACCGTTGGCTGGTTGATCTCTGCCATGAGTTATATTACAGCTCCTTAACGTTCAGAATTCTAATATTACAGTACCTCCCTTTCCCCTCCCGTCCCCTCCCCTCCTCATTGTTCTTCTGTATTAATAATTGCTTAAGagtaaattgaaatttgaaattggaaTTCAAGGTGGAGTTTCACAAGACATTTtaaggaacaaaagaagattTGCACATTCTGATTGGGAACTTAAAGGCTTTCATGTTTCTCTAAGAATGATCACTTTATGGTCCAACAGGTCAACCATTAAGGTTGGTTGGTGGATAGACACAGTTTTGACGAGATTGCTCTGAAATCCACTAGTGAAatgtttatttttggtttttatatgagaagatGGCTCATACATGACTTTCTATGTGCAGATTGCTGAGTGATTGCCGCTTATATTCAGCTTTTGATGGTAATGGGTTTTTGTAAACCTAATTGCTATCAACCGTTGTATCCTGATGGATGATTTGATCACGGTTCTCTATCCCCAGGGACTGGCAGAGTTGTATCTAAAACAATGTCTATTCACTATCCTCCATGAGCTCGTTATTCCCAGCATTTCTTGACTTGGTTTAGTATTCTCCATGCTGTGGTTCTTCTTTTTCACCTAGTAAATACTGTATATGCAAGAGACATTGCACTGGTTTGATTGCGAGTTGGTTACCCTCTTATTGTCTGAGCAAATGGCAAATGAAAGTTAGTCATACTCATTGCTGTGTATTGTACTGGGATACTTCCGCCCTGTTTCCTGTCATCCTGAATCTATTTACAGTGCTGTATTATGTAGTGCACTTGTGCTAGGAGCACCGAAGGACCATGTCTTGCTGGAACAATTGTCGCGAGGCACTTAAGTTTTACCGTGagccttttttctaatttttgcgAGTTCAGTGCCATGTGCATCTCCGCAGCATTCCTTGGTGGAGTTAGCCGTGGAAGTTGACCCTGCGATCCAGAGTCTGGGGAGGTCATAATCTATCCCGTTGGACTGTTTTGTCTCTGTTTTAAGGAcatatttaaatataatatcGTTGCATGTGAGGCAACGCTGACTCTTCCCTAGCTCAGCATTCAATTGGCGAGGCTGTCGATATGATGGTCACATATGGCTAATTTCATCTTCATATGTAAACTGAACAAGCAGGTTTGGTGGATTGAAGGGTTTCTCTGTTGTTTCTTATACATAAAATGGTCACATGCTGCTTATTTCATCCTTACGAGCCAACACTGTTCTGCTAGGTTTTTTGGATCGGGAAACTGAATTTAGCTGTAAATCTTTTAATGGTATGAATTTAGTTTTGAACCTTTTGACTTatagccaattcagtcattgtGATTAATTTGGGTTGGATATTACTAACGTGGACGGTGGATGGCTATGAGTATGTGGAATGAGcgatgttgacgtggatattttttaattatattttaatattttttttttttttttcctgtctttttctttttcaaatttctccGGTGGTTGGTGAGGGCCAGCCTTGTCGGACTTGGGTGGCGGTCagcctcgccggccactagagAAATCTAGAAAAAAggatagaaaaaaaagggaaaaaaaaggaaaaaaaataaaaaaatattacaatattattgAAAAGTGTTCACGTCGGTGCTCATCGTGTCGGCGCCGATCGTGTCACATAGGTCGTTTGGCATTCACATTAGCAATATTCTATCATGCCACTATTCCTAAGAATGTCTTTTGCATCTTGTTCCAGGAAAGGGTGACCGAGAGAACGCGAGTCTGGAATGTCATGAACTATCACGGCAACTATCCAATCCACTTCCGCAGTTAAATTGGAACTGAAATCAAATCCTGGCGAGGCAAAGCATGGTTGAGCCAGTAGTGATGTAAATAGGAACTGATGTGCATGGTGGAAGAATTCTCCAGGAACCATGTTCATTCCATAGTTCTTCTTTCTTAAAAGAAACGACTTCTGTACACGTAAAACCATTTTCTTTCCTATAGCTCATGCATGAGCTAGTTGACTCTTTGTGGTCTCCATTAATTTGCAAGGGACCATACTACACGAGTCGACACGATGATGGCTGGACATGTAGACATTTAACTTAGCGGAGAAGCGGCGGTGGAATGCCTAGGCTAGGTTTCTCTAATTGGCGATCAGAAGTTGAGCACTGGCCGGAGAATGTCATCACTGCTGAGGACGAAAACTTCTAGGAGCAAAACCATCGTTGTCGGCATGGAATCAAATTAGACAGTTCCTTTCCCCGGGTTTATGTATCACAGAGACACAGGGAATCTTTCCTAGGTTTGTCATTGCTTGCAAAGTCGAGTCCTCAGGTCCTGCACGTAGTATTTAAGTTTGCATTCTTCTTTTATTAGTAACAGATTTGAGGCTACTAGAGAAGCCATAGACCTGATTGAAGATGATTAGAGAGGTCGACGGGACGAGCTCTTGCAAACTTAATTATTTCAATGGTTTAGCAGTCATCTGCAGATACGATCCTTTTGATTGCAGCAGATGATAACCTGAAAATTCTTCTAAAGGTACGGTTTTGTACCGATGTTAGCCGCGCTTGTCGTCCGAAAGAAAGTGCCGTGATAAGAACGTACCCAAGGTCTTATactgctctctctttttcacatCCCGATTTCCCTTGTTGAGGTCATTCAAATATGTTCAATAACTCGATTCGACTGAATCTTCGCATACTGTTTGGGTTTTCCTTCCAGTTCTAACTTGAATGCAGGCTCCGCCGTGTATTCATCCACCCccttgggttttctttcttatcGATCGTTAGATAGACAAAGAACTCTTTCTGAAGACGGCACGGTGAAAATACATTTCCTGGTGAAGCAGAATACAAAATTTGTAACATAGATCGGCAATTTGTGCCTATAATATGCATGAATGCAAGAAACAGAACAATGGCCCGAACGGGCGATACAACTGTAGTGATGAACTGATGagcactatttttttttacggtgGATGAATACGGGGAAAAAAGTCTTGGAGAGTCCATGGCGATTGCATCTTTGGCGATCAACAGGCGCTAACCAACTGAGAAAAGTTCATTGGAGTGACGTATCTCGGCCCGCCGGTGAAGAGAGTTACGGCCGCCAACTTTGAAGCTGTGTGTGTCGGGTGGTATAAATCCCAGAACAAGTACTCATGGCGCTTCAAGCAAAGACGTGCGTTCGGATCGCATATTCCTTCTGCATTCAATGCTCCTGATCCACAACATGCACTTTTCACATCCTTGAAGACTGCaaaatccaaaagaaaggaagatcGGCCTGTGACATTTCTCTTGAAGTCAGAGAATGACAGGTAAAAGTCTCACATGAAGATCGATATTCTAAGAGAATTCGATCCAATAACAAGCCGAGACGAAGTtattatttctgaaaaatatgcaGAAGGGGTGGATAGACTTCATTCCACTTTACTTCAGTAAATGCTTCTTTTGTTTCATTGCTCCGATTAGTAATTTCTCGCCTGGcaaaattgggaaaagaaaacTAGCAATCCATGGATGCAGGATTTGCAGAGTATCATACATGGAAGAGGGTTCACGTTAACATCGATGGTCATGTTGTATGCATTCCCGAGCGAGTACTTCATGCTCTCGTGCTCTGAACTGAGTTTCTTCAACATGGCTCTGAGTTGTGAATGGAAAGCTACCGCGAGTTCATTTAGGACCTCCAAACACTCCCCTGTACCACTGCGAACCCTCTGAGATGGACAACATCCTATCGGAGGCACGCTTATAATGCCAAACTTCCTCGCTCCGAGGCCCATTAGATTCTGCCACAGCAACAGGAGCAACGACTAATGAGTGCAGCGTTGCGATATAGGCAATGTTCGCTATATAAGGCTTTCAAATGTGCACGACATGCTTTTGTTTCAAAGTTGCTAAGCCTAAAACAGAGGGAAATGAGTGTTCCTATGTATTAAATATTAGAACCTAGGAAAAGGAATGATTAATCAACTTCAGGAGAATCTAGTAGAACCAACATAAGCAAACAAGTTCTCGGGCAAGCAGAATTTGAAAAGGAATGCCaccttcaattgattttcatagGCCGATCCTAAAGTGGCAATGAACTCTTGCTTGGGCACTGTACTGTTTGAGTAATAGTAAAGGAAAATATCGTTGCTGCCAatgctgatgaagaagagagacTTCGCAAGAAACTCCTCGGTCTCGGTAGGACCCATAATGGTAGCGATAGTATCACGAACTGTTGAGAACTGTTTTATCTGTTCCCCTAACGTGATCACGTTCCGCATCTTTTTATCCTAGGTGCCGGAGGGGCTGGTTGCTACCTGGGGAAAATATCCAGCAGATATATGAGGCAGAgttggaggaacaagaagagaGATAGTGGGTGGAGGATGGGAAAATGGGCCATACCCCCATTATGTCGAGAAGTCCGGAACCTCCTGAGGCAAAGTTTATGCCGTTTAAACTGTGCCGCTTCAGGGCCTTTGTACTGTTAAGAGAGAGGAAGGGCGGTGGACTCCGCCTGTGCCCCAGTAGCTTTGCTGTTCAATGGAAATCCATCAGAAAATAGGACTCAGATGAGAATTTACAGGATTCAATGCTGACATAAATTCACTAAGATGAGCACAAGCTGTGTTGGTTTTAGCCGGTCAGGGACAAGTGTAGACTATGTTGTCCATTCAGACTTGGTAACGTAGGAAATGAAGCTCTTGTTGTTAGTAGGGACCgggaagagagagatttggttTATCATAATGTACCAAGGAAATCGGCGCTGTTGAAGCCATTGGAGAACCTTCCGGTGGCTCTCGAATGCGGGAAGTCGATTCCATTGGGAGGGAAGTTGGCTCTTGCATTACTGCCGGGCAAGAAACTATTAGTCCCGACATCAGCAGTCGAGTCGCCTAATATGAATACCGCAGGCTTCTCTTCACTGGCCGAGCCACACTCCAGGGTTAGAAACACGGCGAACAGTAACAGCACTGCCATACCACCTTTCTTTGCCATGATCAGTTCAACAAATTTTGATTCCAGTACttttttttgatgaatttctAATCAAGAATGTACTACACAAgtaattaaatgaataaagaACCAAGCAGACCTTAAAGATCTTCAGCAATTTATAGGCAAGTAATAAGCAAGAGATTCGGGGAATGGTACAAGAAAGTGCCGGTAAGGCGGTCGCTCTCGTCAACGGGAAAATCTTCTAAACATAACGCGTCTCATTGGGCGGATTCACCCAAATGCCTAACTAGTGCCGTATCAAATGTAAACCATAATGACCAAGTCGCCCTTTGTCTCTTCTGAATCGGGTTTACCGATAAGGATGAGATGCTCAATGACAAGG
It encodes the following:
- the LOC115735781 gene encoding coiled-coil domain-containing protein 124, yielding MPKKMGVNSKAEEARARKSATEAERKTRESREKEEQYWREAEGSKSRSSKKREEEAEKRAEALARKAEARRLAEQEEKDLEKSMRKPDKKATRVSVPVPKVTEAELQRRREEEQAEMARKAEEGKRRQSRTAAEEEYERMVLVSNTNRDDSVVEARTVEDAIAQMTVADSLPVDRHPERRLKASFKAFEEAELPKLKEEKPGLTHNQYKDMIWKLWKKSPDNPLNQIAE
- the LOC115735729 gene encoding GDSL esterase/lipase At4g28780-like translates to MRNVITLGEQIKQFSTVRDTIATIMGPTETEEFLAKSLFFISIGSNDIFLYYYSNSTVPKQEFIATLGSAYENQLKNLMGLGARKFGIISVPPIGCCPSQRVRSGTGECLEVLNELAVAFHSQLRAMLKKLSSEHESMKYSLGNAYNMTIDVNVNPLPFFKDVKSACCGSGALNAEGICDPNARLCLKRHEYLFWDLYHPTHTASKLAAVTLFTGGPRYVTPMNFSQLVSAC